The Methylomicrobium agile genome has a segment encoding these proteins:
- a CDS encoding AsmA-like C-terminal region-containing protein: MVSPSAAIAAALAKLPAERLRKLNAQGELHLQHLKVNDIVADDLHLQLNAREGSVQTRQGIGRFYGGRYSGGVDLDAKGGDTAVALTEKIDQADIEAILKLIGSKIGMSGVLTGSAALQGRGKDLKQIRQGLKGKLAFGLKDGAISDVKFLKIINQGIGLLNQAPLPAGYGGGLKFSEISGSDSLAGSILRSDDLLVKAPLFRMTGSGFTNVDTGLADYRFVTHLVKAQATTATEPEKFHSTPIVVNMSGTLEDPRYRLDMKALLTEKNKAKIEKFLDKNTDKIDKLKDKLDKKLGPGVGDLLDRLF, translated from the coding sequence CTGGTCAGCCCGTCCGCGGCGATTGCAGCGGCGCTTGCGAAGCTGCCGGCGGAGCGGCTGAGGAAACTCAATGCGCAAGGCGAGCTGCATTTGCAGCACCTGAAAGTGAACGATATTGTCGCCGACGACCTGCATTTGCAGTTGAATGCGCGGGAAGGGAGCGTCCAAACCCGGCAAGGCATCGGCCGATTTTATGGGGGCCGCTATTCGGGCGGCGTCGATCTCGATGCAAAAGGCGGCGATACGGCGGTGGCCTTGACTGAAAAGATCGATCAAGCCGATATTGAAGCCATTCTTAAGCTTATCGGGAGTAAAATCGGCATGAGCGGTGTGCTGACCGGTTCGGCGGCTTTGCAGGGGCGAGGAAAGGATTTGAAACAGATCAGACAGGGACTGAAAGGGAAGCTGGCCTTCGGGCTCAAGGATGGCGCGATCAGCGATGTGAAATTCCTGAAAATCATCAATCAGGGCATCGGTTTGCTCAATCAGGCGCCGCTGCCGGCAGGCTACGGCGGTGGATTGAAGTTTTCCGAGATATCGGGCTCGGACTCGCTGGCCGGCAGCATCCTGCGGAGCGACGATCTGCTGGTCAAGGCGCCCTTGTTCCGGATGACCGGCAGCGGTTTTACGAATGTCGATACCGGGCTGGCGGATTACCGTTTCGTCACGCACCTCGTCAAGGCGCAGGCGACGACGGCGACGGAACCGGAAAAATTCCACAGCACGCCGATCGTGGTGAATATGTCCGGAACGCTGGAAGACCCCCGCTATCGGCTGGATATGAAAGCCTTGCTCACCGAGAAGAACAAGGCCAAAATCGAGAAATTCCTCGACAAAAACACGGATAAGATAGACAAATTGAAAGATAAACTGGATAAGAAGCTAGGCCCCGGTGTCGGTGATTTACTGGACCGATTGTTCTAG
- a CDS encoding peroxiredoxin: protein MSVLVGKQAPDFTVPAVLGDGQIVDSFNFSEATRGKYAVIVFYPLDFTFVCPSELIALDHRIDEFKSRNVEVIAVSIDSHFTHNAWRNTPVGKGGIGPVRYTMAADIAHNICKDYDVEAEGVGVAYRGSFLIDKNGVVRHQVVNDLPLGRNMDELIRMVDALQFHEEHGEVCPAGWNKGDTGMNASPAGVAEYLEKNSEKL, encoded by the coding sequence ATGAGCGTTCTAGTTGGTAAACAAGCACCGGATTTCACCGTTCCCGCCGTGTTAGGCGATGGTCAAATCGTTGATTCCTTCAACTTTTCCGAAGCTACTCGCGGCAAGTATGCCGTTATCGTCTTCTATCCCCTGGATTTTACGTTCGTTTGCCCCAGCGAATTGATCGCGCTAGATCACCGCATCGACGAATTCAAAAGCCGTAATGTGGAAGTGATTGCCGTTTCCATCGACTCGCATTTTACTCATAATGCCTGGCGCAATACGCCGGTCGGCAAAGGCGGCATCGGTCCGGTCCGTTACACGATGGCGGCCGATATCGCTCACAATATCTGCAAAGATTATGATGTCGAAGCGGAAGGAGTTGGTGTGGCTTACCGCGGTTCCTTCCTGATCGACAAAAACGGCGTCGTGCGTCATCAAGTGGTCAACGATTTGCCGCTGGGCCGCAACATGGACGAATTGATCCGTATGGTCGATGCGCTGCAATTCCACGAAGAGCATGGCGAAGTTTGCCCGGCCGGCTGGAACAAAGGCGATACCGGTATGAATGCAAGCCCTGCAGGGGTTGCGGAATATCTGGAAAAAAATTCCGAAAAGTTATAA
- the fbaA gene encoding class II fructose-bisphosphate aldolase, producing the protein MSKKILDVVKPGVVTGEDVQRVFAICKENNMALPAVNVINTDSINAVLEGAAKAKSVVIIQFSNGGASFVAGKGLKLEGQKTAILGAISGAQHVHLMAEYYGVPVILHTDHAAKKLLPWIDGLLDAGEKRFAETGKPLFSSHMLDLSEESLKENIEICGEYLKRMSKMDMTLEIELGVTGGEEDGVDNSDVDHSQLYTQPEDVAYAYEHLSKISPRFTIAASFGNVHGVYKPGNVKLTPKILDNSQKYVSEKFGLPAKTLNFVFHGGSGSTPEEIAESISYGVVKMNIDTDTQWATWEAIMNFYKKNEGYLQGQIGNPEGDDKPNKKYYDPRVWQREGELGMVSRLQQAFMDLNSVNSL; encoded by the coding sequence ATGTCGAAAAAAATTTTAGATGTAGTTAAACCCGGCGTTGTGACCGGAGAAGATGTGCAGAGAGTGTTTGCGATCTGCAAAGAAAATAACATGGCGCTGCCGGCAGTCAATGTGATCAATACCGATTCGATCAATGCCGTGCTGGAAGGCGCGGCGAAAGCCAAATCAGTGGTAATCATCCAGTTCTCGAACGGCGGCGCATCTTTCGTGGCCGGCAAAGGTCTGAAGCTGGAAGGCCAGAAAACCGCGATTCTGGGCGCCATTTCCGGTGCCCAGCACGTGCATCTGATGGCCGAATATTACGGTGTGCCGGTTATTCTGCACACCGACCATGCGGCAAAAAAACTGCTGCCGTGGATTGACGGACTGCTGGATGCCGGCGAGAAACGTTTCGCGGAAACCGGAAAGCCTCTGTTCAGCTCGCACATGCTGGACCTTTCCGAAGAAAGCCTGAAAGAAAACATCGAGATTTGCGGCGAATACCTGAAGCGCATGTCCAAAATGGATATGACGCTGGAAATCGAGCTGGGCGTAACCGGCGGCGAGGAAGATGGCGTGGATAATTCCGACGTGGATCATTCCCAGCTTTATACGCAGCCCGAAGACGTGGCTTATGCCTATGAGCATCTGAGCAAGATCAGTCCCCGCTTCACTATCGCGGCTTCGTTCGGCAACGTACACGGCGTTTACAAGCCGGGTAACGTCAAACTGACTCCGAAAATTTTGGACAATTCGCAAAAATATGTGTCGGAGAAATTCGGCTTGCCGGCCAAAACCCTGAATTTCGTTTTCCACGGCGGTTCGGGCTCTACTCCGGAAGAAATTGCGGAATCGATCAGCTACGGCGTCGTGAAGATGAACATCGATACCGACACCCAATGGGCAACATGGGAGGCCATCATGAATTTCTACAAGAAAAATGAAGGTTACCTGCAAGGCCAGATCGGCAACCCCGAAGGCGACGACAAGCCAAACAAGAAATACTACGATCCGCGTGTGTGGCAGCGGGAAGGCGAGCTCGGCATGGTCAGTCGCCTGCAGCAGGCCTTCATGGATCTGAATTCGGTTAACTCGCTGTAA
- a CDS encoding 4a-hydroxytetrahydrobiopterin dehydratase → MGWRERKHEETYSDNEVEERLKEELPHWYLENGWIRRKYKTSGWKGTLMVVNTVGHLAEAAFHHPDLTVSYAFVIVKLMNHAAKGITNKDFELAHKIEEVVMWQPGKEGGALEGTPDDPRFKYIKYD, encoded by the coding sequence ATGGGCTGGCGCGAACGCAAACACGAAGAAACTTATTCAGATAACGAAGTGGAAGAGCGGCTGAAGGAAGAATTGCCGCATTGGTATCTCGAAAATGGCTGGATACGCCGCAAATACAAAACCAGCGGCTGGAAAGGCACGCTGATGGTAGTCAACACGGTCGGCCATCTGGCGGAAGCCGCTTTTCATCACCCTGATTTGACCGTTTCCTATGCTTTCGTGATCGTCAAGTTGATGAATCATGCCGCCAAAGGCATTACGAATAAAGACTTTGAGCTGGCACACAAGATAGAAGAAGTGGTGATGTGGCAGCCGGGCAAGGAAGGCGGCGCTTTGGAAGGAACACCGGACGATCCCCGCTTCAAATACATTAAATACGACTGA
- the hxlB gene encoding 6-phospho-3-hexuloisomerase, which translates to MHQQLIIDKISGILSATDSSHDQRLTRMLDNAKRIFVSGAGRSKLVGNFFAMRLVHAGYDVSVVGEIVTPSIKSGDLLIIISGSGETEQLIAFTKSAKKVGADIVLISAKSSSTIGDMADAVFQIGQAEQYGKVVGMPMGTVFELSTLFFLEATISHIIHEKGIPEEVMRERHANLE; encoded by the coding sequence ATGCATCAGCAACTCATCATAGACAAAATTTCGGGCATTCTGTCGGCGACCGATTCTTCCCACGATCAGCGCCTGACCCGGATGCTTGATAATGCCAAGCGTATATTTGTTTCAGGCGCCGGTCGTTCCAAGCTCGTCGGCAATTTTTTTGCGATGCGGCTGGTGCACGCCGGTTACGATGTCAGTGTTGTGGGCGAGATTGTCACGCCCAGCATCAAAAGCGGCGACCTGTTGATTATCATTTCAGGCTCGGGCGAAACCGAGCAGTTGATAGCCTTCACGAAAAGCGCGAAAAAAGTCGGCGCGGACATTGTGTTGATTTCGGCAAAGAGCAGCTCGACGATAGGCGACATGGCCGATGCGGTTTTCCAAATCGGCCAGGCTGAACAATACGGCAAAGTGGTCGGCATGCCGATGGGTACCGTTTTCGAACTGTCCACCCTGTTTTTTCTGGAAGCCACCATTTCTCATATCATCCATGAGAAGGGTATCCCGGAAGAAGTCATGAGAGAAAGGCACGCTAACCTGGAATAG
- a CDS encoding transaldolase, with amino-acid sequence MAKNLLEQLREMTVVVADTGDIQAIETFKPRDATTNPSLITAAAQMPQYQSIVDDTLKGARNTLGRGATPAEVANLAFDRLAVSFGLKILEIIPGRVSTEVDARLSYDTEATIAKGREIIAQYEAAGVSKERVLIKIASTWEGIQAAAVLEKEGIHCNLTLLFGLHQAIACAENGITLISPFVGRILDWYKKDTGRDSYAPAEDPGVVSVTSVYNYYKKFGYKTEVMGASFRNIGEITELAGCDLLTIAPSLLAELQSTEGELPRKLDPAKSVGMAIEKITMDRATFDRMHEENRMATDKLSEGIIGFEKALESLEELLAKRLAELENQPEAVEA; translated from the coding sequence ATGGCTAAGAACTTATTGGAACAACTCAGGGAAATGACCGTAGTCGTCGCCGACACCGGGGACATTCAGGCGATCGAAACCTTCAAGCCGCGCGATGCGACGACCAATCCTTCGCTGATCACCGCGGCGGCCCAAATGCCTCAATATCAAAGTATCGTCGACGATACTTTGAAAGGTGCGCGCAATACGCTGGGGCGCGGCGCGACCCCGGCTGAAGTGGCTAACTTGGCGTTTGACCGCCTGGCGGTTTCATTCGGATTGAAAATTCTCGAAATCATTCCGGGCCGGGTTTCAACCGAAGTCGATGCGCGTCTGTCCTACGACACTGAAGCGACTATCGCAAAAGGCCGAGAAATCATTGCTCAGTATGAGGCGGCCGGCGTTTCCAAAGAACGCGTACTGATCAAGATCGCTTCAACCTGGGAAGGCATTCAGGCGGCGGCAGTCCTGGAAAAAGAAGGCATTCACTGCAACTTGACGTTGCTGTTCGGCCTGCATCAGGCGATTGCCTGTGCCGAAAACGGCATCACGCTGATTTCTCCGTTCGTCGGACGCATCCTCGACTGGTATAAGAAAGATACCGGCCGCGATTCTTATGCGCCGGCAGAAGACCCGGGTGTCGTTTCCGTGACCTCGGTCTATAATTATTACAAGAAATTCGGCTACAAGACCGAAGTTATGGGCGCGAGCTTCCGTAACATTGGTGAGATTACCGAACTGGCGGGTTGTGATCTGTTGACCATCGCGCCGTCTTTATTGGCCGAGCTGCAATCGACCGAAGGCGAGCTGCCGCGCAAGCTGGATCCTGCGAAATCCGTCGGCATGGCGATCGAAAAAATTACGATGGACCGCGCGACATTCGACCGCATGCATGAAGAAAACCGCATGGCGACAGACAAGCTGTCCGAAGGCATCATCGGTTTTGAAAAAGCTCTGGAATCTCTGGAAGAGCTGTTGGCCAAGCGTCTGGCCGAGTTGGAAAATCAACCGGAAGCCGTCGAAGCGTAA
- the tkt gene encoding transketolase: protein MASRRVLANAIRALSMDAVQKANSGHPGAPMGMADIAEVLWNDHMRHNPANPKWPNRDRFVLSNGHGSMLIYSLLHLTGYDLSIEDLKQFRQLHSRTPGHPEYGYAPGVETTTGPLGQGITNAVGMAIAEKALAAHFNKDDHKIVDHKTYVFLGDGCLMEGISHEACSLAGTLGLGNLIAFWDDNGISIDGHVEGWFTDNTPKRFEAYGWHVIPDVDGHDAESINKAIEFAKAMTDKPTLICCKTTIGFGAPNKAGTHACHGAPLGQEEINLTKAALGWDHDAFEVPADVYAGWDAKAKGGAAEIAWHEAFAAYKAAHPELAVDFERRMNGDLPANWQADADSFVAAVNAEAKTTATRLSSLASIEGYAKLLPEIFGGSADLGCSNMTEWKGHKPMRASKPDANYVNYGVREFGMAAIMNGITLHGGLIPFGATFLMFSEYARNALRMAALMKIRSIFVFTHDSIGLGEDGPTHQPIEQTATLRMIPRMHVWRPCDAVETAVCWRAAIERKEGPSTLVFSRQNLPHIPRSEEQIKLIARGGYVLKDCEGLPDAIIIATGSEIELAVKAAEELGAKDKKIRVVSMPSTNVFDAQDAEYRESVLPSAVTKRVAVEAGVTEFWWKYVGCNGKIVGIDHFGESAPAGQLFKEFGFTVENVVKNVEAVL, encoded by the coding sequence ATGGCTTCGCGCCGTGTTTTAGCTAACGCCATTCGCGCTTTGAGCATGGATGCGGTTCAAAAAGCAAATTCGGGTCATCCCGGCGCCCCGATGGGTATGGCGGATATTGCCGAGGTTTTGTGGAACGATCATATGCGCCACAACCCGGCCAATCCGAAATGGCCAAACCGCGACCGTTTCGTGTTGTCGAACGGCCACGGCTCCATGCTGATTTATTCCCTGCTGCACCTGACCGGTTACGATTTGTCGATCGAAGATCTGAAACAGTTCCGTCAATTGCACTCGAGAACACCAGGCCACCCGGAATACGGCTATGCGCCTGGCGTTGAAACGACGACCGGTCCTTTGGGACAAGGCATCACCAATGCGGTGGGCATGGCGATTGCCGAAAAAGCTCTGGCCGCGCATTTCAATAAGGACGATCATAAAATCGTCGACCACAAGACTTATGTGTTTCTGGGCGACGGCTGCTTGATGGAAGGCATCTCGCATGAAGCTTGCTCGCTGGCGGGCACGCTGGGCCTTGGCAACCTGATCGCGTTCTGGGATGACAACGGCATCTCGATCGACGGCCACGTCGAAGGCTGGTTCACCGACAACACTCCGAAACGTTTCGAAGCCTACGGCTGGCATGTCATTCCGGATGTCGACGGCCATGACGCGGAATCGATCAATAAAGCGATCGAGTTTGCGAAAGCGATGACCGACAAGCCGACGCTGATCTGCTGCAAGACCACGATTGGTTTCGGAGCGCCGAACAAGGCCGGCACTCATGCCTGCCACGGCGCGCCATTGGGTCAGGAAGAAATCAATCTGACCAAAGCGGCTCTGGGCTGGGATCACGACGCGTTCGAAGTGCCTGCGGATGTTTATGCAGGCTGGGATGCAAAGGCGAAAGGCGGTGCTGCGGAGATAGCCTGGCATGAGGCGTTTGCGGCTTACAAAGCGGCGCATCCTGAACTGGCGGTCGATTTCGAACGCCGGATGAACGGCGATCTGCCTGCCAATTGGCAAGCGGATGCGGACAGCTTTGTCGCTGCCGTCAACGCCGAAGCGAAAACTACCGCGACCCGTCTGTCGTCTCTGGCATCGATCGAAGGCTATGCCAAATTGCTGCCGGAAATTTTCGGCGGTTCGGCCGACCTCGGTTGCTCGAACATGACCGAATGGAAGGGTCATAAACCGATGCGCGCGAGCAAGCCGGATGCGAACTATGTGAACTACGGTGTACGCGAATTCGGGATGGCCGCGATCATGAACGGCATTACCCTGCACGGCGGTCTGATCCCGTTTGGCGCAACCTTCCTGATGTTCTCCGAATATGCGCGTAATGCATTGCGGATGGCGGCGTTGATGAAGATCCGTTCGATCTTCGTTTTCACTCATGACTCTATCGGTCTGGGCGAAGACGGTCCGACGCACCAACCGATCGAGCAAACCGCAACTTTGCGGATGATTCCGAGAATGCACGTTTGGCGGCCTTGCGACGCAGTCGAAACAGCCGTTTGCTGGCGTGCAGCGATCGAGCGTAAAGAAGGCCCCTCGACGCTGGTGTTCTCGCGGCAGAACCTGCCGCATATTCCGCGCAGCGAAGAGCAGATCAAATTGATTGCCCGCGGCGGTTATGTGTTGAAAGACTGCGAAGGGCTGCCGGACGCGATCATCATCGCGACGGGTTCCGAGATCGAATTGGCAGTGAAAGCGGCGGAAGAACTCGGCGCGAAAGATAAGAAGATCCGTGTCGTTTCGATGCCGTCCACCAACGTTTTCGATGCGCAGGATGCGGAATACCGTGAATCGGTATTGCCGTCGGCCGTTACCAAGCGGGTTGCCGTCGAAGCCGGCGTAACCGAGTTCTGGTGGAAATATGTCGGCTGCAACGGCAAGATCGTCGGTATCGATCACTTCGGTGAATCGGCGCCGGCCGGACAACTTTTCAAGGAGTTTGGCTTCACTGTTGAAAACGTAGTCAAAAACGTGGAAGCTGTACTTTGA
- a CDS encoding AsmA family protein yields the protein MRETQKVFAVILGILALLLAIAVLPFIVDSNQFKPLIAEAVREKTGREVEFGGDLQLSVFPSPGLSIEGVRIKNGQAFPETDFLSIERGEARVKLLPLLLQKRVEIDRVGLQGLRLHLIRTEAGLNNWSLEEPKNGANAAVPSPGMAPPAATAPSQKDAGLRLFTIGGASMKDSKIVWDDRQAGRRMEIDGINLDVGAFNWDQFTEVALNFSILEPESGYRNRIALHSRAMLRQNPAAVNLAGAELILTREAKARPGKTLAARLTAPEIIFEKDAQKLQAPKLHVESNGVSVESSLSGANLWSDPDIQAGIEVAEFNPREVLRRFDIAVPKFQDARAFTRLQAGFNLRAAKDTLAIDAFRGRLDDTLLQGEAHLEGWKAPSIRFNLTGDTLDVGRYLPPDAKKTSWSARPRRLQRRLRSCRRSG from the coding sequence ATGAGGGAAACGCAGAAAGTGTTTGCCGTGATTTTGGGCATATTGGCGTTATTGCTCGCGATCGCGGTCCTGCCGTTTATTGTCGATTCGAATCAGTTCAAGCCTCTGATAGCCGAGGCGGTGAGGGAAAAAACCGGACGCGAAGTCGAATTTGGCGGCGATTTACAGTTGTCGGTTTTTCCTTCGCCGGGGTTGTCGATCGAGGGAGTCCGGATCAAAAACGGTCAGGCGTTTCCGGAAACGGATTTTCTGAGCATCGAGCGGGGAGAAGCTCGGGTCAAATTGTTGCCGCTGCTATTGCAAAAGCGGGTTGAAATCGACCGTGTCGGCCTGCAAGGTTTACGGCTGCATCTGATCCGTACCGAGGCGGGCCTCAATAATTGGAGTCTTGAAGAGCCCAAAAACGGCGCGAATGCAGCCGTTCCTTCTCCCGGCATGGCTCCTCCGGCGGCGACAGCGCCGTCTCAAAAGGACGCGGGGCTGCGGCTCTTTACGATCGGCGGCGCCTCGATGAAAGATTCGAAAATTGTCTGGGACGATCGGCAGGCCGGCAGACGGATGGAGATCGACGGGATCAATCTGGATGTCGGGGCTTTCAACTGGGATCAATTTACCGAGGTGGCGCTGAATTTCTCGATCTTGGAACCGGAATCCGGCTATCGGAACCGGATCGCTTTGCACAGCCGCGCGATGCTCAGGCAGAATCCGGCTGCCGTGAATCTCGCCGGCGCCGAGTTGATCTTGACTCGGGAGGCGAAGGCTCGGCCGGGTAAAACGCTGGCGGCCAGGTTGACCGCGCCGGAAATTATTTTCGAAAAAGACGCGCAAAAACTCCAGGCTCCCAAACTGCATGTCGAGTCGAATGGCGTGTCCGTCGAATCCAGCCTGAGCGGCGCCAATCTATGGAGCGATCCCGACATCCAGGCCGGCATAGAAGTGGCGGAGTTCAACCCGCGCGAAGTGTTGCGGCGCTTCGACATCGCGGTGCCGAAATTTCAGGATGCGCGTGCGTTTACGCGCTTGCAGGCCGGCTTCAACCTGCGCGCAGCGAAAGATACGCTGGCTATCGATGCGTTTCGCGGCCGCCTGGACGATACGCTGCTGCAAGGCGAGGCGCATCTCGAAGGCTGGAAGGCGCCGTCGATCCGTTTTAATTTGACCGGCGATACGCTCGATGTCGGGCGCTATCTGCCGCCGGATGCGAAAAAAACAAGCTGGTCAGCCCGTCCGCGGCGATTGCAGCGGCGCTTGCGAAGCTGCCGGCGGAGCGGCTGA
- the hxlA gene encoding 3-hexulose-6-phosphate synthase: MAKPLIQIALDSLDYNATIQLAETVAPHVDIFEIGTPCIKHNGVNLVKDLRARFPDKLLLVDLKTMDAGEYEATPFYAAGADICTVLGVSGLATCKGVIKAANAHGAEAQIDLINVEDKVACARACAEAGAHIMGVHTGLDAQAAGHTPFGDLNDIARLGLNVRISVAGGIKASTVQDVVRAGANIIVVGAAIYGAPSPADAAREIRELVEAV; the protein is encoded by the coding sequence ATGGCAAAACCATTAATTCAAATCGCTTTGGACTCTCTGGACTACAACGCAACCATCCAGTTGGCGGAAACCGTCGCGCCTCATGTCGACATTTTCGAAATCGGCACGCCTTGCATCAAACACAACGGTGTCAATCTGGTTAAGGACCTGCGCGCCAGATTCCCGGATAAACTGTTGCTGGTCGACCTGAAAACGATGGACGCCGGCGAATACGAAGCGACCCCTTTCTATGCGGCCGGCGCCGACATCTGCACCGTGCTGGGCGTATCCGGTCTGGCTACCTGCAAAGGCGTTATCAAAGCGGCCAACGCACACGGCGCCGAAGCACAAATCGACCTGATCAACGTTGAAGACAAAGTGGCTTGCGCACGCGCTTGCGCGGAAGCCGGCGCTCACATCATGGGTGTACACACCGGTCTGGACGCACAAGCGGCCGGCCACACTCCGTTCGGCGACCTGAACGACATCGCCAGATTGGGTTTGAACGTTAGAATTTCCGTCGCAGGCGGCATCAAGGCTTCGACCGTTCAAGACGTTGTCAGAGCCGGTGCGAACATCATCGTTGTTGGCGCTGCCATCTACGGCGCTCCATCCCCAGCTGACGCAGCGCGCGAAATCCGCGAATTGGTTGAAGCTGTATAA